A genomic stretch from Rhabdothermincola salaria includes:
- the cysN gene encoding sulfate adenylyltransferase subunit CysN has translation MAHISNEMLAEDIDEYLRVHEHKSMLRFITCGSVDDGKSTLIGRLLYDSHLVFEDHLTALESDSKKVGTQGGELDFALLVDGLAAEREQGITIDVAYRFFSTELRKFIVADTPGHEQYTRNMVTGASTADLAVILIDARKGVLTQTRRHSFLVSLLGIRHVVVAINKLDLVDYSQEVFDTIDADYRAFAAEVGLHDIVCVPISALRGDNITEPSSNTPWYEGPTLIGHLEAIEIDREVEQLPLRLPVQWVNRPNLDFRGFSGEIVGGTVRPGDPVRIVPSGRESTVSRIVTADGDLDEAVAGQSVTLCLADEIDISRGDVIAAATSPPGVADQFECHLVWMNEDAMLPGRPYLLKLGARTVTATVAQPKYKVNVNTLEHTATKTLELNEIGVCNLSLDQPIPFDAYAENRDMGGFILIDRFTNATVAAGLLHFALRRADNVHWQAVEVDKTARAALNGQRPALVWFTGLSGAGKSTIADIVEQKLHELGRHTYLLDGDNVRHGLNRDLGFTDADRVENIRRVAEVAHLMVDAGLIVLASFISPFRAERQMARDLLDEGEFVEVFVDSGLEAAESRDRKGLYAKARRGELSNFTGIDSPYEAPESPEVHLDASGTISPEEAADLVIEHLRQTGVLSPPPPHAAS, from the coding sequence ATGGCTCACATTTCGAACGAGATGCTGGCCGAGGACATCGACGAGTACCTGCGGGTCCACGAGCACAAGTCGATGTTGCGCTTCATCACGTGTGGCAGCGTCGACGACGGCAAGTCCACGCTCATCGGGCGCCTGTTGTACGACTCGCACCTGGTCTTCGAGGACCACCTCACGGCTCTGGAGTCCGACTCCAAGAAGGTCGGCACCCAGGGGGGCGAGCTCGACTTCGCCCTGCTCGTCGACGGTCTGGCGGCCGAGCGCGAGCAGGGCATCACCATCGACGTCGCGTACCGGTTCTTCTCCACCGAGCTGCGCAAGTTCATCGTGGCCGACACGCCCGGCCACGAGCAGTACACCCGCAACATGGTCACCGGCGCCTCCACCGCCGATCTGGCGGTCATCCTGATCGACGCCCGCAAGGGCGTGCTCACCCAGACCCGGCGCCATTCCTTCCTGGTGTCGTTGCTCGGCATCCGTCACGTGGTGGTGGCCATCAACAAGCTCGATCTCGTCGACTACTCCCAGGAGGTGTTCGACACCATCGACGCCGACTACCGGGCGTTCGCCGCCGAGGTCGGCCTCCACGACATCGTGTGCGTGCCGATCTCCGCGCTGCGCGGCGACAACATCACCGAGCCCTCGTCGAACACCCCGTGGTACGAGGGCCCCACCCTCATCGGGCACCTCGAGGCGATCGAGATCGACCGCGAGGTCGAGCAGCTCCCGCTGCGCCTGCCGGTGCAATGGGTGAACCGTCCGAACCTCGACTTCCGGGGCTTCTCGGGCGAGATCGTCGGGGGGACCGTGCGCCCCGGCGACCCCGTGCGCATCGTCCCGTCAGGTCGCGAGTCCACCGTCAGCCGCATCGTCACGGCCGACGGCGACCTCGACGAAGCCGTCGCCGGCCAGTCGGTCACCCTGTGCCTCGCCGACGAGATCGACATCTCCCGGGGCGACGTCATCGCCGCGGCCACCAGCCCGCCCGGGGTGGCTGACCAGTTCGAGTGCCACCTGGTGTGGATGAACGAGGACGCCATGCTCCCCGGGCGTCCCTACCTGCTCAAGCTGGGGGCCCGCACCGTCACCGCGACGGTCGCCCAACCCAAGTACAAGGTCAACGTCAACACCCTCGAGCACACCGCCACCAAGACCCTCGAGCTCAACGAGATCGGGGTGTGCAACCTCAGCCTCGACCAGCCCATCCCGTTCGACGCCTACGCCGAGAACCGGGACATGGGCGGCTTCATCCTCATCGACCGGTTCACCAACGCCACGGTGGCCGCCGGCCTGCTCCACTTCGCCCTGCGACGGGCCGACAACGTGCACTGGCAGGCGGTCGAGGTCGACAAGACGGCCCGGGCCGCGCTCAACGGCCAGCGCCCGGCGCTGGTGTGGTTCACCGGCCTGTCCGGCGCCGGCAAGTCGACCATCGCCGACATCGTCGAACAGAAGCTCCACGAGCTGGGCCGGCACACCTACCTGCTCGACGGCGACAACGTGCGCCACGGCCTCAACCGCGATCTCGGCTTCACCGACGCCGATCGGGTCGAGAACATCCGCCGGGTGGCCGAGGTCGCCCACCTCATGGTCGACGCCGGCCTCATCGTGCTGGCGTCGTTCATCTCGCCGTTCCGGGCCGAACGCCAGATGGCCCGCGACCTGCTCGACGAGGGCGAGTTCGTCGAGGTGTTCGTCGACTCCGGGCTCGAGGCTGCCGAGTCGCGCGACCGCAAGGGTCTCTACGCCAAGGCCCGCCGGGGTGAGCTGAGCAACTTCACCGGCATCGACTCGCCCTACGAGGCACCCGAGAGCCCCGAGGTCCACCTCGACGCCAGCGGGACGATCTCCCCGGAGGAAGCCGCCGATCTCGTCATCGAGCACCTGCGCCAGACGGGGGTGCTGTCGCCCCCACCGCCGCACGCGGCGTCGTAG
- the cysD gene encoding sulfate adenylyltransferase subunit CysD encodes MGKIVVAHLTHLQRLEAESIQILREAVSESERPVMLYSVGKDSSVMLHLARKAFFPSAPPFPLMHIDTTWKFSEMYEFRDRAAAEAGMELLVHQNPECVEKGINPFDHGSATHTDMWKTEGLKQALERHGFDLAFGGARRDEEKSRAKERVFSIRSAQHRWDPKAQRPELWRLYNARKQPGESVRVFPLSNWTELDVWQYIHLEQIPIVPLYFSAPRPVVERSGTLIMVDDDRMPVDPAEITHRSVRFRTLGCYPLTGAIESEAATLTEIIQEMLLTTSSERQGRVIDHDSSASMEKKKQEGYF; translated from the coding sequence ATGGGGAAAATCGTCGTGGCCCACCTCACCCACCTCCAGCGTCTGGAGGCCGAGAGCATCCAGATCCTCCGCGAGGCCGTCTCCGAGAGCGAACGGCCGGTGATGCTCTACTCGGTCGGCAAGGACAGCTCGGTCATGTTGCACCTGGCCCGCAAGGCGTTCTTCCCGTCGGCGCCGCCCTTTCCGCTGATGCACATCGACACGACCTGGAAGTTCTCGGAGATGTACGAGTTCCGTGATCGTGCCGCCGCGGAGGCCGGCATGGAGCTCCTGGTCCACCAGAACCCCGAGTGCGTGGAGAAGGGCATCAACCCGTTCGACCACGGGTCGGCCACCCACACCGACATGTGGAAGACCGAGGGCCTCAAGCAGGCACTCGAACGGCACGGCTTCGACCTCGCCTTCGGCGGGGCGCGGCGCGACGAGGAGAAGTCGAGGGCCAAGGAGCGCGTCTTCTCGATCCGCTCGGCGCAGCACCGCTGGGATCCCAAGGCGCAGCGCCCCGAGCTCTGGCGCCTCTACAACGCCCGCAAGCAGCCCGGCGAGAGCGTCCGGGTCTTCCCGTTGTCGAACTGGACCGAGCTCGACGTGTGGCAGTACATCCACCTCGAGCAGATCCCCATCGTGCCGCTGTACTTCTCGGCGCCGCGGCCGGTCGTCGAGCGGAGCGGCACGCTGATCATGGTCGACGACGACCGCATGCCCGTCGACCCGGCCGAGATCACCCATCGCTCGGTGCGGTTCCGCACGCTCGGGTGCTACCCGCTCACCGGCGCCATCGAGTCCGAGGCGGCCACCCTGACCGAGATCATCCAGGAGATGTTGTTGACGACGAGCTCCGAGCGCCAGGGGCGGGTCATCGACCACGACTCGTCGGCGTCGATGGAGAAGAAGAAGCAGGAGGGCTACTTCTGA
- a CDS encoding RrF2 family transcriptional regulator, which produces MRIPAKVDYAIRALAELAIAGEGPVKAEQLADAQDIPINFLRDIMRELRRVRIVRSHRGPEGGFVLGRPAAEISLADIFRAVDGPLAEVRDQSLSAMSYQGPATELPVVWMAVRASLRRVLETTTVADLANGSLPTTVADLAEEYRSTTEARWAGGEQFAD; this is translated from the coding sequence ATGCGGATCCCCGCGAAGGTCGACTACGCGATCCGTGCCCTCGCCGAGCTCGCCATCGCGGGCGAAGGTCCAGTGAAGGCCGAGCAGCTCGCCGACGCCCAGGACATCCCGATCAACTTCCTGCGCGACATCATGCGCGAGCTGCGGAGGGTGCGGATCGTGCGCAGCCACCGAGGCCCCGAGGGCGGCTTCGTCCTGGGTCGCCCGGCTGCGGAGATCTCGTTGGCTGACATCTTCCGCGCCGTGGACGGCCCTCTGGCCGAGGTGCGCGACCAGAGCCTGAGCGCCATGTCCTACCAGGGCCCGGCCACCGAGCTGCCCGTGGTGTGGATGGCGGTGCGGGCCAGCCTGCGCCGCGTGCTCGAGACCACCACCGTCGCCGACTTGGCCAACGGCTCCCTGCCGACGACGGTCGCCGACCTGGCCGAGGAGTACCGCTCCACCACCGAGGCCCGTTGGGCGGGTGGCGAGCAGTTCGCCGACTGA
- the ehuB gene encoding ectoine/hydroxyectoine ABC transporter substrate-binding protein EhuB, producing MALLLAACGSDDGDDEAGGGGGGSDDCTASDEVMGEEGGLLAGLQDAGSVEVGIANEVPYGYEDESGNVTGEAPEVARAVLCELGIGSISAEVVDFGNLIPGLQAGQFDMIAAGMFINAERAEQILFSDPDYCVSESLLVPEGNPDNLSDYQSIIDSGVTVAVLQGAVEEGYLETAGVPDSQIELFGDVNQQYDALAADRVDAVTGTYLTVQTQADAMDGFEAVDGFFPLDENGEEILGCGGFGFADEEFRDAFNLKLDELQEDGTVMEIVTGFGFAEADVEAAADLTVSDLTS from the coding sequence ATGGCCCTCCTGTTGGCCGCGTGCGGCAGCGACGACGGCGACGACGAGGCCGGCGGTGGTGGCGGAGGCAGCGACGACTGCACCGCGTCCGACGAGGTCATGGGCGAAGAGGGCGGGCTGCTGGCCGGCCTCCAGGACGCCGGCTCGGTCGAGGTCGGCATCGCCAACGAGGTGCCCTACGGCTACGAGGACGAGTCCGGCAACGTCACCGGTGAGGCGCCCGAGGTGGCCCGTGCCGTGCTGTGCGAGCTGGGCATCGGGTCCATCAGCGCCGAGGTCGTCGACTTCGGCAACCTCATCCCCGGCCTGCAGGCGGGCCAGTTCGACATGATCGCCGCCGGCATGTTCATCAACGCCGAACGCGCCGAGCAGATCCTGTTCTCCGATCCGGACTACTGCGTGTCGGAGTCCCTGCTGGTACCCGAGGGCAACCCCGACAACCTGAGCGACTACCAGTCGATCATCGACTCGGGGGTCACCGTGGCCGTGCTCCAGGGCGCGGTCGAGGAGGGCTACCTCGAGACTGCGGGCGTGCCCGACAGCCAGATCGAGCTCTTCGGTGACGTCAACCAGCAGTACGACGCCCTGGCCGCCGATCGCGTGGACGCGGTCACCGGTACCTACCTCACCGTGCAGACCCAGGCCGACGCCATGGACGGCTTCGAGGCCGTCGATGGCTTCTTCCCGCTCGACGAGAACGGTGAGGAGATCCTCGGCTGCGGCGGCTTCGGCTTCGCCGACGAAGAGTTCCGTGATGCGTTCAACCTGAAGCTCGACGAGCTCCAGGAGGACGGCACCGTCATGGAGATCGTCACCGGCTTCGGCTTCGCCGAGGCCGACGTCGAGGCCGCGGCCGACCTGACCGTGTCGGACCTCACCAGCTGA
- a CDS encoding amino acid ABC transporter permease, protein MDVALPSFYYERLFEGMLVTLQVLLYAFLIGVALSIILGVARLSSSKTARTLSLIWIEFTRGISSIVLLFWMAYALPILLGIRQPSLLLMGSIALGLNMGGYGGEIVRGAIQSVPKGQTEASIALNLSEFQRLRYVVLPQSLRVILPPMGNLTIEILKGTALVSLISLSDLAFEGTKLRTSGRLNPDAPSAAMLFLNILLIYFVLSQIISGLYRLAEWRVNRRFEGARTEVELPDATTTTAGAG, encoded by the coding sequence ATGGACGTCGCCCTTCCCAGCTTCTACTACGAGCGCCTCTTCGAGGGCATGCTCGTCACCCTGCAGGTCCTGCTCTACGCCTTCCTCATCGGCGTGGCCCTCTCGATCATCCTCGGTGTCGCCCGCCTGTCCTCGAGCAAGACGGCCCGCACCCTGTCGCTGATCTGGATCGAGTTCACCCGCGGCATCTCGTCGATCGTGCTGCTGTTCTGGATGGCCTACGCCCTCCCGATCCTGTTGGGAATCCGCCAGCCCAGCCTGCTGCTCATGGGCTCGATCGCGCTCGGCCTCAACATGGGCGGGTACGGCGGTGAGATCGTCCGCGGCGCCATCCAGTCCGTGCCGAAGGGGCAGACGGAGGCGAGCATCGCCCTCAACCTCTCGGAGTTCCAGCGCCTCCGCTACGTGGTCCTGCCCCAGTCGCTGCGGGTCATCCTCCCGCCCATGGGCAACCTCACCATCGAGATCCTCAAGGGCACCGCTCTGGTGTCGCTCATCAGCCTGTCGGACCTGGCCTTCGAGGGCACCAAGCTGCGCACGAGCGGCCGCCTCAACCCCGACGCCCCGTCGGCCGCCATGTTGTTCCTCAACATCCTGCTCATCTACTTCGTCCTGTCCCAGATCATCAGCGGCCTGTACCGCCTGGCCGAGTGGCGTGTGAACCGGCGCTTCGAGGGAGCGCGTACGGAGGTCGAGCTGCCGGACGCCACCACGACGACCGCGGGGGCGGGCTGA
- the ehuD gene encoding ectoine/hydroxyectoine ABC transporter permease subunit EhuD, which produces MTSTTDPELTPSSGHDDDVAGGEAPAHHDLTPPKVRPWWLHPKALIGAGIAIVVLAVLWRFGGGDVRFSTDSRPAPGSTFDWSYFWALVPDMLRGLAVTVQATLAGFALAAVLGLVLAIARRSTIKVISWPVAGFIEFVRSTPLLIQLFFLYYVLPGWGFTMEALVTLILGLGIHYATYASEAYRAGIDSVPKGQWEATTALNLGPITTWSSVIIPQAIPNVLPALGNNLIAAFKDAPLGASIQVTGILAFATAAAGRSFDAGVEPYTLIGIGFLMVSIPSAFAVRRLEKRLAYERTN; this is translated from the coding sequence ATGACCTCCACCACCGACCCCGAGCTCACCCCCTCGTCCGGGCACGACGACGACGTGGCCGGCGGGGAGGCGCCCGCCCACCACGACCTGACCCCACCGAAGGTCCGCCCCTGGTGGCTGCACCCCAAGGCGCTCATCGGCGCCGGGATCGCCATCGTGGTGCTCGCCGTGCTGTGGCGCTTCGGCGGCGGGGACGTCCGCTTCAGCACCGACTCCCGGCCCGCGCCGGGCAGCACCTTCGACTGGAGCTACTTCTGGGCCCTGGTCCCCGACATGCTCCGAGGTCTGGCGGTCACGGTCCAGGCCACGCTGGCCGGGTTCGCGCTCGCCGCCGTGCTCGGCCTGGTGCTGGCCATCGCCCGCCGCTCCACGATCAAGGTCATCAGTTGGCCGGTGGCCGGGTTCATCGAGTTCGTGCGCAGCACGCCACTGCTCATCCAGCTGTTCTTCCTCTACTACGTGCTGCCCGGGTGGGGCTTCACGATGGAGGCCCTGGTCACCTTGATCCTGGGGCTCGGCATCCACTACGCCACCTACGCGTCGGAGGCGTACCGCGCCGGCATCGACAGCGTGCCCAAGGGGCAGTGGGAGGCCACCACCGCCCTCAACCTCGGCCCGATCACCACCTGGTCGTCGGTGATCATCCCCCAGGCCATCCCCAACGTCCTGCCTGCGCTCGGCAACAACCTGATCGCCGCCTTCAAGGACGCCCCCCTCGGCGCGTCCATCCAGGTGACCGGCATCCTGGCCTTCGCCACCGCCGCGGCCGGGCGCAGCTTCGACGCCGGAGTCGAGCCCTACACGCTCATCGGCATCGGCTTCTTGATGGTCAGCATCCCCTCGGCCTTCGCCGTTCGACGACTGGAGAAGCGACTCGCGTATGAACGAACCAACTGA
- the ehuA gene encoding ectoine/hydroxyectoine ABC transporter ATP-binding protein EhuA, with product MNEPTDPIDGGGPTTGAVPTSGSDVPAVRMCNVHKAFGDNVVLSDLDLDVGSGERVVIIGPSGSGKTTILRVIMTLERPDSGTIEVNGRHLYHEVKHGKLKPAGEKHIREVRSDVGMVFQHFDLFPHMTALENITLAPIKVKGMSKHDARTMAMELLEKVGLSAHANHTPGQLSGGQKQRVAIARALATEPAVMLFDEVTSALDPELVGEVLTVLRDIAEDGKTTMMLVTHEMGFASEVADRVLMFDAGQVIESGTPSEVLRDPQNERTKAFLGAVFEH from the coding sequence ATGAACGAACCAACTGACCCCATCGACGGCGGGGGGCCGACCACGGGCGCCGTGCCGACCTCCGGTTCCGACGTGCCTGCGGTCCGCATGTGCAACGTCCACAAGGCCTTCGGGGACAACGTCGTGCTCAGTGATCTCGACCTCGACGTGGGATCCGGCGAGCGCGTCGTCATCATCGGCCCGAGCGGCTCGGGCAAGACGACCATCCTGCGGGTGATCATGACCCTCGAGCGCCCCGACTCGGGCACCATCGAGGTCAACGGACGGCACCTCTACCACGAGGTGAAGCACGGCAAGCTCAAGCCCGCCGGCGAGAAGCACATCCGGGAGGTGCGCTCCGACGTCGGGATGGTCTTCCAGCACTTCGACCTGTTCCCCCACATGACGGCGCTCGAGAACATCACCCTGGCCCCCATCAAGGTCAAGGGCATGTCCAAGCACGACGCGCGGACCATGGCCATGGAGCTGCTCGAGAAGGTCGGCCTGTCCGCCCACGCCAACCACACCCCCGGCCAGCTGTCAGGCGGTCAGAAGCAGCGGGTGGCCATCGCCCGGGCCCTGGCCACCGAACCGGCGGTCATGCTCTTCGACGAGGTCACCTCGGCCCTCGACCCCGAGTTGGTCGGCGAGGTGCTCACCGTGCTGCGCGACATCGCCGAGGACGGCAAGACCACCATGATGCTCGTCACCCACGAGATGGGCTTCGCCAGCGAGGTGGCCGATCGGGTGCTCATGTTCGACGCCGGCCAGGTGATCGAGTCGGGCACCCCCAGCGAGGTGCTGCGCGACCCGCAGAACGAGCGGACCAAGGCCTTCCTGGGCGCCGTGTTCGAGCACTGA
- a CDS encoding PIG-L deacetylase family protein, whose product MVVEQVPEDWQRALAVVAHPDDLEYGAASAIARWTGQGKTVVYCLVTSGEAGIDSLAPDECARLRQEDERRSAEVVGVQEVEFLTHPDGLVEPSIELRRDLAASIRRHRPDVLIGINFRDRWPAGFNHVDHRVVGTALIDAARDAGNRWLFPGAGGDPWSGTRFAVFAGSPEVTHAVDVTDTIDAGVASLRAHQSYLDALPEGTVGKDPEPFLRGMAEESGPLLGVAAAVGFELVPL is encoded by the coding sequence ATGGTCGTCGAACAGGTACCGGAGGACTGGCAGCGGGCGTTGGCGGTGGTGGCCCACCCCGACGACCTCGAGTACGGCGCGGCGAGCGCGATCGCCCGTTGGACCGGTCAGGGCAAGACCGTCGTGTACTGCCTGGTCACGTCCGGCGAAGCCGGCATCGACTCGCTGGCGCCCGACGAGTGCGCCCGACTGCGCCAGGAGGACGAGCGTCGTTCGGCCGAGGTCGTCGGGGTCCAGGAGGTGGAGTTCCTCACCCATCCCGACGGGTTGGTGGAGCCCTCCATCGAGCTCCGGCGGGATCTGGCCGCGAGCATCCGCCGGCACCGACCCGACGTGCTGATCGGCATCAACTTCCGCGACCGGTGGCCGGCGGGGTTCAACCACGTCGACCACCGGGTGGTGGGCACGGCCCTGATCGACGCCGCCCGCGACGCGGGCAACCGGTGGTTGTTCCCCGGGGCGGGGGGCGACCCGTGGAGCGGGACGCGCTTCGCCGTGTTCGCCGGATCGCCCGAGGTGACCCACGCGGTCGACGTCACCGACACCATCGATGCTGGAGTGGCGTCGCTGCGCGCCCACCAGTCCTACCTCGACGCCCTCCCGGAGGGCACCGTGGGCAAGGACCCCGAACCCTTCCTGCGGGGCATGGCCGAGGAGTCCGGTCCCCTCCTCGGCGTGGCCGCCGCCGTCGGCTTCGAGCTGGTCCCGCTCTGA
- a CDS encoding phytanoyl-CoA dioxygenase family protein, whose amino-acid sequence MAATATPLTADAGSFQYFHTVELPARLAAGNGPLALPDVVALGSLAISTPAGAYTFVPEDGTVTVRPGDDADTVIEMDLDSWLGLISDLDTAPGLFYSGRATATRGKPLRFVRWEPGLRAMFHGLPPFDPDRVDLRDTDGSPLDPTRSFTLDDCERRPDTLRHFLTTAGYLVVRGVFAAEEVEAMLADAEVMQAEATPGDGASWWGRDSSGREVLCRVLDANRFERFRGLSDDPRIAALRSVVPEPLVGRDPDALDSGTVLWKRPDVVEGLADLPWHRDCGLGGHALNCPTVIVTICLTEGTPEAGELRVLPGSHRGTFPFVDGRHHAAPTGVPVTVAAGDVSLHYSDLMHASLPPTSSQGPHRVSALLAFVPPEGGHHRGGRHYNDVLLDHHDGQVEHLADRFG is encoded by the coding sequence ATGGCTGCGACCGCCACGCCCTTGACCGCCGACGCCGGGTCGTTCCAGTACTTCCACACCGTCGAGCTGCCGGCCCGACTCGCCGCCGGCAACGGGCCGCTGGCCCTCCCCGACGTCGTGGCCCTCGGCTCGCTGGCCATCTCCACCCCGGCCGGCGCCTACACCTTCGTGCCCGAGGACGGCACCGTCACGGTGCGGCCCGGCGACGATGCCGACACGGTGATCGAGATGGACCTCGACTCGTGGTTGGGTCTGATCTCCGACCTCGACACCGCCCCCGGGCTCTTCTACAGCGGTCGGGCCACCGCCACCCGGGGCAAGCCGCTGCGCTTCGTGCGGTGGGAGCCGGGCCTGCGAGCCATGTTCCACGGCCTGCCCCCGTTCGACCCCGACCGCGTCGACCTCCGCGACACCGACGGGTCCCCACTCGACCCCACCCGGTCGTTCACCCTCGACGACTGCGAGCGTCGGCCCGACACGCTGCGCCACTTCCTCACCACGGCCGGCTACCTGGTGGTGCGCGGGGTGTTCGCCGCCGAGGAGGTCGAGGCGATGCTGGCCGACGCAGAGGTCATGCAGGCCGAGGCGACCCCGGGCGACGGCGCGTCGTGGTGGGGTCGCGACAGCTCGGGACGCGAGGTGCTGTGCCGGGTCCTCGACGCCAACCGCTTCGAGCGGTTCCGGGGCCTCTCCGACGATCCCCGCATCGCTGCCCTCCGTTCGGTGGTGCCCGAGCCGCTCGTAGGCCGCGATCCCGACGCCCTCGACAGCGGCACCGTGCTGTGGAAGCGGCCCGACGTGGTGGAGGGCCTGGCCGACCTTCCCTGGCATCGCGACTGCGGCCTCGGCGGGCACGCCCTGAACTGCCCCACGGTGATCGTCACCATCTGCCTCACCGAGGGCACCCCGGAGGCGGGGGAGCTGCGGGTGCTGCCCGGTTCGCACCGGGGGACGTTCCCGTTCGTCGACGGACGCCACCACGCCGCCCCCACCGGGGTCCCCGTCACCGTCGCCGCGGGCGACGTCTCGCTGCACTACTCCGACCTCATGCATGCGTCGCTGCCCCCGACCTCTTCCCAGGGGCCCCACCGGGTCAGCGCCCTGCTGGCCTTCGTCCCGCCCGAGGGCGGCCACCACCGCGGCGGGCGCCACTACAACGACGTGCTGCTCGATCACCACGACGGCCAGGTCGAGCACCTCGCCGACCGCTTCGGCTGA
- a CDS encoding RDD family protein encodes MTHRGPLERVLGAIVQPVVGAVDVDDVVSQVDIDQLVAEVDVDAVIRRVDVDDVVKRVDVDDVIRRVDVNSVMDRVDVDGVVQRVDVNGLVDRVDANALVARVDPNALVARLDVDELMARVDVEALMARVDLDDLLARVDLDQLLARVDLDAVLARVDVETLVRRANIDAIVRNASRGVFATTIDLVRRQLVGLDFLATRLVARVFRRAPDQTTLVSGTVTGRVGGPISRLVAFVIDTALLSLAYGLFAAFFVFVAQAITGRSVEAPDLGAAVVGSYTFLGFLYYWIGLSITGKSVGKGLVGLRVVANDRSPITPGRAAVRMIVYPFSFILGLGLIPIVTGRRHRALHDVAGRDVVLYDWGDRPAEMPAPLTAFLRRQAGIDLDEPAPAGVSPPSDPPSTPSAA; translated from the coding sequence ATGACCCACCGGGGACCGCTGGAACGAGTGCTGGGCGCCATCGTGCAACCCGTCGTCGGCGCGGTCGACGTCGACGACGTGGTGAGCCAGGTCGACATCGACCAACTCGTCGCGGAGGTCGACGTGGACGCCGTCATCCGGCGTGTCGACGTCGACGACGTGGTCAAGCGCGTCGACGTCGACGACGTGATCCGGCGCGTCGACGTGAACTCGGTGATGGACAGGGTGGACGTCGACGGGGTGGTGCAACGCGTCGACGTGAACGGTCTCGTCGATCGCGTCGACGCCAACGCGCTCGTGGCCCGCGTCGACCCCAACGCCCTCGTCGCGCGCCTCGACGTCGACGAGCTGATGGCCCGGGTTGACGTCGAGGCCCTCATGGCCCGCGTCGACCTCGACGACCTCCTCGCCCGGGTCGACCTCGACCAGCTGCTCGCTCGCGTCGACCTCGACGCCGTGCTGGCCCGCGTCGACGTCGAGACGCTCGTCCGTCGGGCCAACATCGACGCCATCGTGCGCAACGCCAGCCGCGGCGTGTTCGCCACCACCATCGACCTCGTCCGCCGGCAGCTCGTGGGGCTGGACTTCCTCGCGACCAGGCTCGTCGCCCGGGTCTTCCGGCGGGCGCCCGACCAGACGACCCTCGTCAGCGGCACGGTCACCGGACGGGTCGGGGGACCGATCAGCCGCCTGGTCGCCTTCGTGATCGACACCGCGCTGCTCAGCCTCGCCTACGGCCTCTTCGCCGCCTTCTTCGTGTTCGTCGCCCAGGCCATCACGGGACGATCCGTGGAGGCGCCCGACCTCGGGGCGGCCGTCGTGGGCAGCTACACGTTCCTCGGCTTCCTCTACTACTGGATCGGTCTCAGCATCACGGGCAAGTCGGTCGGCAAGGGCCTGGTGGGCCTTCGGGTGGTGGCCAACGACCGGTCCCCCATCACCCCCGGGCGCGCCGCGGTGCGCATGATCGTCTACCCCTTCAGCTTCATCCTGGGGCTCGGCCTCATCCCGATCGTCACCGGTCGTCGCCATCGGGCGCTCCACGACGTGGCCGGTCGCGACGTCGTGCTCTACGACTGGGGTGACCGACCCGCCGAGATGCCCGCGCCGCTCACCGCCTTCCTGCGCCGTCAGGCCGGCATCGACCTCGACGAGCCCGCCCCGGCCGGGGTGTCGCCGCCGTCGGACCCTCCGTCGACCCCTTCGGCCGCCTGA
- a CDS encoding cupin domain-containing protein: protein MSDPEVFHLPDVPVHLGLGARAVPQERFDGSLAWYDRYVERTDADGSEGRLVSMATFDAPWVVWEVHPSGDELVVCLTGTITLHQEHPDGTESMAVLHPGDAVVNAPGVWHTADVDERAIALFVTAGVGTEHRPR from the coding sequence ATGAGCGATCCCGAGGTCTTCCACCTGCCGGACGTGCCCGTGCACCTGGGCCTCGGGGCCCGCGCCGTGCCCCAGGAGCGCTTCGACGGGTCCCTCGCCTGGTACGACCGCTACGTCGAGCGCACCGACGCCGACGGCAGCGAGGGCCGCCTCGTGTCCATGGCCACGTTCGACGCGCCCTGGGTGGTGTGGGAGGTGCACCCCAGCGGCGACGAGCTGGTGGTGTGCCTGACGGGCACCATCACCTTGCACCAGGAGCACCCGGACGGGACCGAGTCCATGGCGGTGCTGCACCCCGGCGACGCCGTGGTCAACGCGCCGGGCGTGTGGCACACCGCCGACGTCGACGAGCGGGCCATCGCCCTGTTCGTGACCGCCGGGGTCGGGACCGAGCACCGCCCGCGGTGA